The Candidatus Mycolicibacterium alkanivorans genome contains a region encoding:
- a CDS encoding Acg family FMN-binding oxidoreductase, whose product MEKELPDKATVEAALALAVRAPSVHNSQPWRWRVGDESVHLYADPARHLPHIDPARRDLTLSCGVALQHFTVALSALGWASEVHRFPNPADPDHLAAVEIIGPYVADQEIALAAAIPRRRTDRRWFSSWPVPSGDIALIASRAARSGVSLRRVEEEGELAQVVTRAVRQHLSDPEYLAELAMWSGRHGSPAGVPARNTPSAEKQGKFAPRVFANPVLEQPCGVEARDDAGVVLVLATATDDPAAQLRAGEATGTALLTATALGLASCPLTEPLELADTREEVRTKLLDGDGFPQMLLRVGWSALNADPLPATPRRPLSDVVVHLDGTPLQTPG is encoded by the coding sequence ATGGAGAAGGAACTGCCCGACAAGGCGACCGTGGAGGCCGCGCTGGCGCTGGCGGTCCGTGCCCCATCAGTGCACAACTCACAGCCGTGGCGCTGGCGGGTCGGCGACGAGAGCGTGCACCTGTACGCCGACCCCGCCCGGCACCTGCCCCACATCGACCCCGCGCGGCGCGACCTGACCTTGAGTTGCGGTGTTGCGCTGCAACACTTCACCGTCGCCCTCTCGGCACTGGGCTGGGCCTCCGAAGTGCATCGCTTCCCGAACCCGGCCGACCCCGACCACCTGGCCGCCGTCGAGATCATCGGCCCGTACGTCGCCGACCAGGAGATCGCGCTGGCCGCCGCCATACCCCGGCGCCGCACCGACCGCCGCTGGTTCTCCTCCTGGCCGGTGCCCAGCGGCGACATCGCGCTGATCGCCTCGCGTGCCGCCCGCTCGGGCGTCTCGCTGCGCCGGGTCGAGGAGGAGGGTGAGCTCGCGCAGGTGGTGACCCGCGCTGTGCGACAACACCTCAGCGATCCCGAGTACCTGGCCGAACTGGCGATGTGGAGCGGCAGGCACGGCTCGCCCGCCGGGGTGCCCGCACGCAACACCCCCTCAGCCGAGAAGCAGGGAAAGTTCGCCCCGCGGGTCTTCGCCAACCCGGTGCTCGAACAGCCCTGCGGCGTGGAAGCACGCGACGACGCCGGGGTGGTTCTGGTGCTGGCCACCGCAACCGACGACCCGGCGGCACAGTTGCGTGCCGGGGAGGCCACCGGGACCGCCCTGCTGACCGCGACGGCCCTCGGTCTGGCCAGCTGCCCGCTGACCGAGCCCCTCGAACTCGCCGACACCCGCGAGGAGGTGCGCACCAAGCTGCTCGACGGCGACGGCTTTCCGCAGATGCTGCTGCGCGTCGGCTGGTCGGCGCTCAACGCCGATCCGCTACCGGCCACCCCGCGCCGACCGCTGTCGGACGTGGTGGTGCACCTGGACGGAACGCCGCTGCAGACGCCCGGCTGA
- a CDS encoding GlsB/YeaQ/YmgE family stress response membrane protein: protein MDMLAATEFLARSSTLTSVGWIGYIIIGAIAGWIAGKIVKGGGSGILMNIVIGVVGALIGGFLLSFFLNTAEGGWWFTLFTAILGSVILLWILSKVRK from the coding sequence ATGGACATGTTGGCGGCGACCGAATTCCTCGCCCGTTCCTCGACGCTGACCAGCGTCGGCTGGATCGGCTACATCATCATCGGCGCGATCGCGGGCTGGATCGCGGGCAAGATCGTCAAGGGCGGCGGCTCGGGCATCCTGATGAACATCGTCATCGGTGTGGTCGGCGCGCTGATCGGTGGCTTCCTGCTGAGCTTCTTCCTGAACACCGCCGAGGGCGGCTGGTGGTTCACGCTGTTCACCGCGATCCTGGGCTCGGTGATCCTGTTGTGGATCCTGAGCAAGGTCCGCAAGTAG